A stretch of Rhodoferax potami DNA encodes these proteins:
- a CDS encoding EAL domain-containing protein has product MSMYRQLWLAIIASMLLALGGGLLASLLSARGYLESQLAIKNTDNATALALALSQSDPDPVSVDLVSASLFDSGHYQLVRVLDPTGNVISERIAPQGEFDAPAWFAALLPIQSAPGQAQISNGWKQFGTVTLISHSRFAYGALWKSACDMTLALALAGLVGGWLGSSVLGRLRRPLDTVIEQATAITQRRFVTVEEPKVPELKQLASAMNATVGRLKSMFDDEALRLEQVRQEANFDSLTGLANRAYFMARLRQSMDAEDSSGGLLLMVRLADLAGINRRLGRAATDDFLKLTGHVLKRVAEAHSESVPARLNGADFALLVPAKVEGQELASRLIQVLIKEAAPFVEGGNTAAVGYGRFSQGENIGELLARIDSALATAEASQANSVQEARVSTDDDLPRTADQWAIMIRRALEHGWVRLISFPVMTMSGGLSHRECPLRLMFDERGEWLPAGRFLPIAERLKLTADLDLKAVELGLQDLARTPALPGLAINLSASSLDDRSFIPKLIALVRQSAGAADRLWLEVAEEGAFKHLEAFRALCPQLKLYGCHVGLEHFGHRFSQIGQLHDLGLDYLKVDSSFVRGVDSNVGNAAFLKGLCGIAHNIGLVVLAEGVSTDAEIDALKSLGFDGATGPAVKDAPST; this is encoded by the coding sequence ATGTCTATGTACCGACAACTGTGGCTGGCGATTATTGCCAGCATGTTGCTGGCCCTTGGTGGGGGCCTGTTGGCATCACTGCTCTCGGCGCGGGGCTATCTGGAGTCGCAACTGGCGATCAAGAATACCGACAATGCTACTGCTCTGGCGCTTGCTTTGAGTCAGAGTGATCCGGATCCTGTGAGTGTGGATTTGGTGTCTGCGTCGTTGTTTGATAGTGGGCACTACCAACTTGTGCGTGTGTTGGATCCGACAGGCAATGTGATTTCGGAGCGGATTGCGCCACAGGGAGAGTTCGATGCACCCGCATGGTTTGCGGCATTGCTTCCGATTCAATCGGCTCCAGGGCAGGCGCAGATATCCAATGGCTGGAAGCAGTTCGGCACGGTTACGCTGATCAGCCATAGCCGTTTTGCTTATGGCGCTTTGTGGAAAAGTGCGTGTGACATGACACTGGCACTCGCTTTGGCGGGATTGGTCGGCGGCTGGCTGGGGAGCTCGGTGTTGGGGCGCTTGCGGCGACCTTTAGACACGGTGATCGAACAAGCGACGGCTATTACGCAGCGACGCTTCGTCACGGTGGAGGAGCCCAAGGTACCAGAGCTGAAGCAGCTCGCCAGCGCGATGAATGCAACGGTCGGGCGCTTGAAGTCGATGTTTGACGATGAAGCCCTTCGCCTTGAGCAAGTCAGGCAGGAGGCTAACTTTGATAGCTTGACCGGATTGGCTAATCGAGCTTATTTCATGGCGCGATTGCGTCAAAGCATGGACGCGGAAGACTCTTCAGGTGGCTTGCTGTTGATGGTTCGTTTGGCGGATCTGGCGGGTATCAACCGGCGTCTGGGGCGTGCAGCGACGGACGACTTCTTGAAGTTGACCGGACATGTCCTCAAGCGGGTAGCCGAAGCCCACTCAGAGAGCGTGCCTGCCCGACTGAACGGTGCTGATTTTGCGCTTTTGGTGCCAGCCAAGGTGGAGGGGCAAGAGCTCGCAAGCCGACTCATCCAAGTACTGATTAAAGAGGCTGCGCCCTTTGTGGAGGGTGGAAATACAGCAGCAGTGGGCTATGGACGTTTCAGCCAGGGCGAAAACATCGGTGAGCTTCTGGCGCGGATCGACAGTGCGCTGGCGACTGCAGAGGCCTCCCAGGCGAACAGTGTTCAAGAGGCTCGCGTATCGACAGATGATGATTTGCCACGCACTGCAGACCAGTGGGCCATCATGATCCGACGTGCTTTGGAGCATGGCTGGGTGCGCCTCATTTCTTTCCCCGTAATGACCATGTCTGGCGGTCTATCGCACCGCGAGTGCCCTTTGCGCTTGATGTTTGACGAGCGCGGAGAGTGGTTGCCGGCCGGGCGTTTTTTACCGATTGCAGAGCGACTGAAGTTGACCGCTGATTTGGACCTCAAGGCGGTGGAGCTTGGGTTGCAAGATCTTGCGCGGACGCCTGCGCTTCCGGGCTTGGCCATCAATCTCTCCGCGAGCTCATTGGATGACCGTTCCTTTATCCCGAAGCTAATTGCTTTGGTTCGCCAAAGTGCAGGAGCCGCTGATCGGCTCTGGCTTGAAGTCGCAGAAGAGGGGGCATTCAAACATTTGGAGGCATTCCGGGCACTATGTCCGCAACTGAAGTTGTACGGCTGCCACGTGGGTTTGGAGCACTTTGGTCACCGCTTCAGCCAAATCGGGCAGTTGCATGACTTGGGGCTCGACTATTTGAAGGTGGACTCGAGTTTCGTTCGCGGCGTAGATTCCAACGTGGGTAACGCAGCCTTCCTGAAAGGTCTTTGCGGTATTGCTCACAACATTGGACTCGTGGTCTTGGCTGAGGGTGTTTCGACCGATGCTGAGATCGACGCGTTGAAGTCCTTGGGCTTTGATGGTGCAACCGGGCCTGCAGTGAAAGATGCCCCGTCTACCTGA
- the istB gene encoding IS21-like element helper ATPase IstB, which yields MSLQMERLRELCDQLRLLNLPDQLAHLGQMAAKKELGYLEFLEQALRGEALARVERTRAMLTRIAGFPAIKTLDEFDFQFASGVPKPLVQELGSLAFVERSENVVLLGASGVGKTHLAIALGYRATQAGIKTRFITAADLLMTLSTALRQNTLEEAIKRIVRPYRLLIIDEVGYLPMNREQANLLFQVIAKRYEVGSLILTSNLPFGQWDQTFADDATLTAALLDRLLHHAHVVPISGDSYRLKDKRRAGVIAASSNTLLKRKRSHLDTQEEQAA from the coding sequence ATGAGCCTGCAAATGGAAAGACTGCGTGAACTGTGTGATCAGCTGCGCCTGCTCAACTTACCCGATCAGCTTGCCCACTTGGGGCAAATGGCGGCCAAGAAAGAGCTGGGGTACCTGGAGTTCCTGGAGCAAGCCTTGCGTGGCGAGGCTCTAGCCAGAGTGGAGAGAACACGCGCCATGCTCACGCGCATAGCGGGCTTCCCCGCCATCAAGACGCTTGATGAGTTTGACTTCCAGTTTGCCAGCGGCGTGCCCAAACCCCTGGTACAGGAGCTTGGCAGTCTGGCCTTCGTGGAGCGCAGCGAGAACGTGGTCTTGCTGGGCGCCAGTGGGGTGGGCAAAACCCACTTGGCCATCGCCTTGGGCTACAGGGCAACCCAGGCTGGAATCAAGACGCGTTTCATCACGGCGGCAGATCTGCTGATGACACTGAGCACGGCACTACGGCAGAACACCCTGGAAGAGGCTATCAAACGCATCGTGCGTCCCTACCGGCTGTTGATCATTGACGAGGTCGGGTACCTTCCCATGAATCGGGAACAGGCGAATCTTCTGTTCCAAGTCATTGCCAAACGCTATGAAGTGGGAAGTCTCATCCTGACCTCCAATCTGCCGTTTGGGCAATGGGACCAGACGTTTGCAGACGATGCCACGCTGACAGCGGCGCTACTTGACCGACTGCTCCACCACGCCCATGTGGTCCCGATTTCAGGAGACTCCTATCGCCTGAAAGATAAGCGGCGTGCCGGTGTGATTGCCGCCAGCAGCAATACCCTACTCAAACGAAAACGCAGTCACCTTGATACACAGGAGGAACAGGCAGCCTAA
- a CDS encoding TolC family outer membrane protein translates to MTYRTPLALAIASIFFTGFSNAQPATQLSTAVEKAILENPEVKLKHKNLMASSNERAVAEGGFKPRIDLEATVGEKSTFSPGLSGDRAYSNSTASLQLRQTLFDGFATASDVRRLGYSRMAAYYDLLASSDNIGLEAARAYLDVQRFRELVELAKENYANHFDVYTRLETRVKAGVGRRVDLEQASGRLALAESNWLTEASNLHDVSSRYQRLVGEQPAADLSPIPNLTPSLPARENYVGNAVRGNPEFLGAVSNIRAFRADAELRKAANYPTLEFRASQSFETNRSAVTGDYRDSAVQLVLNYNLYRGGSDQARIRQYVDKLNATYDLRDKVCRDVRQTARIALNDVAKLESQIGFLSQHELSTSKAREAYRQQFDIGQRSLLDLLDTENEYFQARRALVNAEYDLSLAKARVLGVNGTLLSALKLRPLEVNVPEQNGGTDANDDAMLCASDLGPDIVLDKSTLPKPTLATPVAAVVPAPAPLPVPVAPAAPNKALCDAVAPSVEKWIASWNSKDINGYFSAYSDSFVPAQGLSRSQWENLRKKRVGKQGGISTVLKNITPARCDGKTTEVSFTQEYGSEDYRDTVEKTLSMEYANGAWKILKETVTKGRTF, encoded by the coding sequence ATGACATATCGCACTCCGTTGGCTCTTGCAATCGCCAGTATTTTCTTCACCGGTTTTTCCAATGCACAGCCTGCGACGCAGCTATCTACCGCGGTCGAGAAGGCAATCCTTGAAAACCCGGAAGTCAAACTCAAGCACAAGAACTTGATGGCCAGCTCCAATGAGCGCGCCGTTGCGGAAGGCGGATTCAAGCCGAGGATCGACTTGGAGGCTACTGTTGGTGAGAAATCCACGTTCTCCCCCGGCTTGTCTGGAGATCGCGCGTACTCCAACTCGACCGCTAGCTTGCAATTGCGGCAAACACTGTTTGACGGCTTTGCCACCGCAAGCGATGTGAGGCGTTTGGGCTACAGCCGCATGGCGGCTTACTACGACCTCTTGGCTAGCAGCGACAACATTGGCCTGGAAGCAGCACGCGCCTACCTGGACGTACAGCGCTTCCGTGAGCTGGTCGAGCTCGCCAAAGAAAACTACGCGAATCACTTTGATGTGTACACCCGGCTGGAAACGCGGGTCAAGGCGGGTGTCGGTCGTCGGGTGGACTTGGAACAAGCCTCCGGGCGCTTGGCCCTGGCCGAGTCCAACTGGCTGACGGAAGCATCCAACCTGCATGATGTTTCTTCGCGCTACCAGCGTTTAGTTGGAGAACAGCCCGCAGCGGACCTCAGCCCCATCCCTAACTTGACACCGTCGCTGCCAGCGCGCGAGAACTATGTGGGTAACGCTGTACGCGGTAACCCAGAGTTTCTGGGTGCGGTGTCCAACATCCGCGCATTCCGTGCAGATGCTGAATTGCGCAAGGCTGCAAACTACCCGACCCTGGAGTTCCGAGCGTCGCAGAGTTTTGAGACAAACCGCTCCGCAGTGACCGGCGACTACCGCGACTCTGCGGTTCAGCTGGTGCTGAACTACAACTTATACCGCGGCGGCTCTGACCAAGCTCGCATTCGCCAATACGTAGACAAGCTCAACGCCACTTACGATCTCCGCGACAAAGTCTGCCGGGACGTGCGCCAGACTGCCCGAATCGCGCTGAATGATGTGGCAAAGCTCGAGTCCCAAATCGGGTTCTTGAGCCAACACGAACTCTCCACGTCCAAGGCGCGTGAAGCCTACCGCCAGCAATTTGATATCGGCCAACGCTCATTGCTCGATCTGCTGGACACCGAAAACGAGTATTTCCAAGCACGCCGTGCGCTCGTCAATGCCGAATACGACCTGTCGCTCGCCAAAGCGCGAGTTCTGGGAGTGAACGGCACTTTGCTGAGTGCGCTTAAGCTGCGCCCCTTGGAAGTGAACGTCCCCGAGCAAAACGGTGGCACCGACGCCAACGACGACGCGATGCTGTGCGCCAGTGACCTAGGCCCCGACATCGTTCTAGACAAGAGCACGTTGCCAAAACCCACCTTGGCAACACCCGTAGCTGCGGTCGTCCCGGCACCGGCTCCCCTGCCAGTGCCCGTGGCACCTGCTGCACCCAACAAGGCTTTGTGTGATGCGGTAGCGCCTTCCGTTGAAAAGTGGATCGCATCGTGGAATAGCAAAGACATCAATGGCTATTTCAGCGCGTATTCCGACAGCTTTGTACCTGCACAAGGCCTGAGCCGTTCGCAGTGGGAAAACTTGCGTAAAAAGCGGGTGGGCAAGCAAGGTGGAATCTCCACCGTGCTGAAAAACATCACCCCCGCGCGCTGCGATGGCAAGACCACCGAAGTGTCTTTCACCCAAGAATACGGCTCCGAAGACTACCGCGATACCGTTGAGAAAACACTCTCGATGGAGTACGCGAACGGCGCCTGGAAAATCCTGAAGGAAACCGTCACCAAAGGCCGCACCTTTTAA
- a CDS encoding transglutaminase-like cysteine peptidase, with protein MLSVQVGAGIDTVQASFLQRWGAAAQPRFDAWRKLLPTLTDLGDTERLKRVNSFVNQQVQFSEDTAVWGQTDYWATPVETLGRGAGDCEDFAIAKYFTLLQIGVAPDKLRFIYVRAKTGTSDATQAHMVLAFYASPDAEPLVMDNLVGEIKPASRRPDLVPVFSFNSTGVFTGAAGASPAAEGTGRLSRWEDLLRRAKAEGFE; from the coding sequence ATGTTGAGCGTTCAGGTGGGGGCTGGCATTGATACGGTTCAGGCTTCGTTCTTGCAACGTTGGGGTGCGGCTGCCCAACCCCGATTCGATGCGTGGCGCAAATTGCTCCCCACGTTGACCGATCTGGGGGACACAGAGCGTCTCAAGCGCGTCAACAGTTTCGTGAATCAACAGGTGCAGTTCAGCGAAGACACGGCCGTGTGGGGGCAAACCGATTATTGGGCGACGCCTGTCGAAACGCTGGGGCGTGGTGCCGGAGATTGCGAAGACTTCGCTATTGCCAAGTACTTCACACTCCTTCAGATCGGGGTGGCGCCCGACAAGCTCCGATTTATCTACGTGCGCGCCAAGACTGGAACGTCTGATGCAACACAAGCGCACATGGTGTTGGCCTTTTATGCCTCGCCGGACGCAGAACCTTTGGTGATGGATAACTTGGTCGGTGAGATCAAACCGGCCTCGCGTCGCCCGGATTTGGTTCCGGTGTTTAGTTTTAACAGTACGGGCGTTTTTACCGGGGCTGCGGGCGCGAGCCCTGCTGCGGAGGGCACCGGGCGTTTGTCGCGCTGGGAAGATTTGTTACGCCGGGCTAAGGCCGAAGGCTTTGAGTAA
- a CDS encoding type I secretion C-terminal target domain-containing protein, protein MNAQNVSYFLTDGAPTAGQEMGAADEAIWTDFLNRNDINSFAYGMGTGATQANLDPIAYNGLGAGNNTAGVVVADITQLPPILRDSILTPSGGDIVTGGLGEGSGLGADGGFLRSVTIDGTTYTYDPAGNGTITTSGTNRGTFDTSTNTMTISTTAGGKFVVDMDNGLYTYTPPVSTSTTFNESIGFSLQDQDGDTAGNTLTITVNPPGTAPASAIDTGLTLTLSTTTAAVATSGLHGEYYGYNETANIAGNNYQAGDTTVGNADRVADLNTIINLREGSTIVGSGRTASAAASDATWNATNLTYGASPTVTGNLGTNPNIASGGTAVTSGALYNFLGAGNAGSNAGTLQTTSSFGNTTDSMLRFAGSAYFAAGNYDFRVLADDGFSIRIDGVTVFEFNDIQSPTTRTSTPIAIGEGMHTIEILYWEQGGNAALQVAYRPTGSATFNSLSLDNLAMFQSTELPVLSDLQDIVESPTNGQYLIRTGQEVTGSGSNDTITGSAGRDRIHGGDGNDTISAGTGADWMEGGRGNDTLTGGAGSDTFRWQLSDRGITGQPAVDTITDFDVTSAKSGGDVLDLRDLLQGEAGVSNLQNYLDFNSANGSTVIRISTTGAFTNGTYSAAAADQEIVLQGVGNLRTSLGLATNATDTQVIQELINRGKLITD, encoded by the coding sequence GTGAATGCACAAAACGTTAGCTATTTCCTGACGGACGGTGCGCCTACCGCAGGTCAAGAAATGGGCGCTGCTGATGAAGCGATTTGGACAGACTTCTTGAATCGCAACGACATCAACTCGTTTGCGTACGGCATGGGTACAGGTGCAACCCAAGCGAATTTGGATCCGATTGCTTACAACGGTTTAGGCGCCGGCAACAACACAGCGGGCGTGGTGGTGGCAGACATTACCCAATTGCCTCCAATTCTGCGTGACTCCATCCTCACACCATCTGGTGGCGATATTGTTACCGGTGGACTGGGCGAAGGCTCCGGTCTCGGTGCCGATGGCGGCTTCTTGCGGAGCGTCACAATCGATGGAACTACGTACACCTACGACCCTGCTGGCAACGGGACTATCACCACGAGCGGCACCAATCGCGGCACGTTTGACACATCAACCAACACCATGACGATCTCTACCACTGCGGGTGGCAAGTTCGTAGTGGATATGGACAATGGCCTGTACACCTATACGCCGCCTGTATCAACATCGACTACCTTCAACGAATCGATTGGCTTTTCGCTGCAAGATCAGGATGGAGATACCGCTGGCAACACACTCACCATTACGGTCAACCCTCCGGGAACAGCTCCGGCATCTGCCATCGACACGGGATTGACGCTAACCCTGTCTACGACGACCGCTGCAGTTGCAACTTCCGGCTTGCATGGCGAGTACTACGGTTACAACGAGACCGCGAATATTGCAGGTAACAACTACCAGGCAGGAGACACTACGGTAGGGAACGCTGACCGTGTTGCAGATCTCAACACCATCATTAACTTGCGGGAAGGCAGCACCATCGTCGGCTCCGGGCGGACAGCCAGTGCTGCGGCTTCTGATGCAACATGGAATGCAACCAACCTGACCTACGGGGCGTCACCCACAGTCACCGGCAATTTGGGCACTAACCCCAACATCGCCAGCGGTGGTACGGCGGTTACATCAGGCGCGCTGTACAACTTCCTTGGCGCAGGCAATGCCGGAAGCAACGCAGGCACACTGCAAACTACCAGCAGTTTTGGCAACACAACGGATTCGATGCTGCGCTTTGCGGGCTCTGCCTACTTTGCGGCTGGGAACTATGACTTCCGGGTGCTTGCTGACGACGGCTTCAGCATTCGAATCGACGGAGTTACTGTTTTCGAGTTCAACGACATTCAATCGCCCACCACACGCACGTCAACACCTATCGCAATTGGTGAGGGCATGCACACGATTGAAATCCTGTACTGGGAACAAGGCGGCAACGCTGCATTGCAAGTTGCCTACAGACCGACAGGCTCTGCAACGTTTAACAGCCTCAGTCTCGACAACTTGGCCATGTTCCAAAGTACAGAATTGCCTGTGCTGTCGGATCTCCAAGATATCGTCGAAAGCCCTACTAACGGTCAGTACCTGATCCGCACCGGCCAAGAAGTTACCGGCTCTGGCTCTAATGACACGATTACCGGCAGCGCCGGCAGGGATCGAATTCATGGAGGTGATGGCAACGACACCATCAGCGCAGGTACGGGTGCTGACTGGATGGAAGGCGGCCGAGGCAATGACACCTTAACTGGTGGCGCTGGTTCAGACACATTCCGCTGGCAGTTGTCAGACCGTGGAATCACCGGCCAACCTGCGGTGGACACGATTACGGATTTCGATGTCACATCAGCGAAGTCTGGCGGTGATGTACTGGACCTGCGAGATCTACTGCAAGGAGAAGCGGGGGTCAGCAACTTGCAGAACTACTTGGATTTCAATTCCGCAAACGGCTCCACTGTGATCCGGATCAGCACAACCGGTGCATTTACCAATGGCACCTACAGCGCAGCTGCAGCGGACCAGGAAATCGTTTTGCAAGGCGTAGGTAACTTGCGGACATCACTGGGCTTGGCAACCAACGCCACTGATACGCAGGTAATTCAAGAGCTCATCAATCGCGGTAAGCTCATCACAGACTGA
- the istA gene encoding IS21 family transposase codes for MITNEEYMELKVLRKHRLSLREISAQTGMAVNTVRKYLEGGPPAMKKLPERKSKLDPFKDYLAGRIQAAKPDWIPATVLQREIAAQGYTGSVRILQEYLKELRPQARPDPVVRFETQPGEQMQMDWIEFRKSGHKDGMLAAFVATLGHSRATFAEFVTDMKLETLLACHVRAFESFGGVTREVLYDNMKTVILKRDAYGKNLHQFQGAFADFAHHHGFVPRVCKPYRAKTKGKVERMNGYIRRSFWVPLVASMKQQCLVVDADTANREMRTWLRDVANVRIHGTTGCVPALALQQERTHLLAIPSAYSGRTVRQLQKVTGSGAAVRPIPAAAWRGLQHPLAMYDTLVHNQASAGGRP; via the coding sequence ATGATTACGAACGAGGAGTACATGGAACTCAAGGTTTTAAGGAAGCACAGGCTGAGCTTGCGCGAGATATCGGCGCAAACTGGAATGGCAGTCAACACGGTGCGTAAGTATTTGGAGGGCGGTCCGCCGGCCATGAAGAAACTGCCGGAACGTAAAAGCAAGCTCGATCCATTCAAGGACTACTTGGCTGGACGTATTCAGGCGGCCAAGCCTGATTGGATTCCCGCAACGGTGCTGCAGCGTGAGATTGCCGCACAGGGGTATACGGGCTCCGTGCGCATCCTGCAGGAGTACCTCAAGGAGTTGCGTCCACAGGCGCGCCCGGATCCGGTTGTGCGGTTCGAGACCCAGCCCGGTGAGCAAATGCAGATGGACTGGATCGAGTTCCGCAAGTCTGGGCATAAAGACGGCATGTTGGCGGCGTTTGTGGCAACGCTTGGCCACAGCCGGGCGACCTTCGCGGAGTTTGTCACAGACATGAAGCTGGAGACACTACTGGCGTGCCATGTCAGGGCGTTCGAGAGCTTTGGTGGAGTCACCCGTGAAGTGCTGTACGACAACATGAAGACCGTCATCCTCAAGCGTGACGCCTACGGCAAGAACCTGCACCAGTTCCAGGGTGCCTTTGCTGACTTTGCGCACCACCATGGCTTTGTGCCGCGGGTGTGCAAGCCCTATCGGGCCAAGACCAAGGGCAAAGTCGAACGCATGAATGGCTACATCCGGCGCAGCTTCTGGGTGCCATTGGTGGCGAGTATGAAGCAGCAATGCTTGGTGGTGGACGCGGACACAGCCAATCGGGAAATGCGCACCTGGCTGCGTGACGTTGCCAATGTGCGGATCCACGGAACCACTGGGTGTGTGCCGGCACTGGCTTTGCAACAGGAGCGCACACATCTGCTGGCCATCCCCAGCGCCTACAGTGGGCGAACAGTGCGTCAATTGCAAAAAGTCACCGGTAGCGGCGCAGCAGTCCGGCCAATTCCAGCCGCGGCATGGCGAGGCCTGCAGCATCCTCTGGCGATGTATGACACGCTGGTGCACAACCAAGCCTCAGCAGGAGGACGACCATGA